From the genome of Capsicum annuum cultivar UCD-10X-F1 chromosome 4, UCD10Xv1.1, whole genome shotgun sequence:
tacctatcaaatgaaatctctttgagttttatttccaatacaactggtttcatccaaatccaatacctgagtaatgagttatacccattttacttcagcctgtcagcttgtcaactgagggatagtttcgactttgtttgtttttttaggggcattttagtcatttcacctcacccatATTTCGTCTATAACACCATATTTAGCCCcccattcatcaaaatataattattttctcaaattttctctcaagaacaccccttagggtttcaaaaaaaaaaacccaagtagttcaagattcaaccatgggttttcaaaacaaattagagattcggaatccccaatccacaagcttcaagaatcattcattattcttcgtaatcgaggtacgcggggttttcctaaattctcatgggcatagaaaaatcatgttttagaatgggattTTTGAACTATGTATATATTCACgtattagatgttttaacatcattgttttggtcttttgaccttccacaaagtgatttgagaatatgtatgtatgaaaacatgtatttcagaatgaattcttgttgagagcatgacttttggtgaattccctcttattatgaatttttagatttttcatagcatatgaattgttttgcaatgcattcttgaaaagcactatatgaaatggttgaactcttgttatgatttaaaggtggttttaaatcactaaaaagggaatttagcatgaatgtttaatgttcataatacaTTTAATAAAANNNNNNNNNNNNNNNNNNNNNNNNNNNNNNNNNNNNNNNNNNNNNNNNNNNNNNNNNNNNNNNNNNNNNNNNNNNNNNNNNNNNNNNNNNNNNNNNNNNNTTGataagcactatatgaaatggttgaactcttgttatgatttaaaggtggttttaaatcactaaaaagggaatttagcatgaatgtttaatgttcataatacatttaataaaagagtgcatgatttgctaaaggcactagaccaccatatgtttgatgaagtttttgcatgattttgacttgagttttggaacacgaaatcttctatatcagttgcatgttctTGGGTGGTCTAAGCTTTGatttaaatgaaatatttatcttaatgtattatggctcagaaattatgacttacaagtcttggtatgacgataccaaactaagaaaatgccataacagacacagacgaATACAGAAATCAGACTTTATCAAATTTGcattttagaacttcagaatgatgcatgttcagaaaaggataaaatagggcataaagagagcttaggtggttctcTGAAGAAGGCGTGACTTCAGACAACTCTTtgtccaaaaccgtgatttgccaacctaggtatattattatatgctgactTAAGTGTTGTGTGGcttatcagattcaggaactccaacccttgcagcacacttgggttggaggcttccccgccgagtcaatggcggattccatatcacccgtggaatatcagacttgtaggggataccaccaaactcaaaagtaatacacagatcagaatttgaaatttacagacaggttatatattttcagaaagtgcccatgtgtttttcagaaactgttttatgcatgatgttttgatgaaaatttttctcacgtattatatatatatatatgttcaattactctattttgaattgcttcgcgtgccagtacttttgtactGACCACCCCTTCTTTCAGGTTTTgagacacagtctaggggtccagataaatagtagatatttTAGATTGTAGAGCAGATTGTGcaggggtgagccttctatatcCCAGAAGGCCTGTTAACTTTCAGATACTTATCTTTAtgtcatgttttggtctactgggggccttgtcccagatttcagaTAGTTGctattagtcatgtagtagagatttttgCAGACGGATTTCAGATgttgatagatgttgtgggactttattttccattattgattttattagacttatgaccatgtttccgtaatattgtgtatcttcctcaattcttttatcatatgaattatgtgcatgattaccagataaataggggtgtttcgggccttcatagttcgggatactcgtcacggccagggacctggttcggatcgtgacaaacttggtattagagcatggttcatagtctcagggtgtctgtgaaatggCATCagatagagtcttgtttatgggtgtgtagcgcgccacacttataagcaggaggctataatgcgtttaggaatgtctctctttcttcatgttctagttcgtggaacagagtcagaatgttcctccttcatactctaattcgtgctatggtgacgtccatatgaaagtaaaatcatcccaaattctttccttactctaatgttCTCAGACCCGTCACATtactggggtgattcaagtgaagaattttagagtctaaatggtattaTCTCTTTGGATCGCGTCATATAAGAtcttaaaattgtgcaaggacttgagaagagtccgttattGCTTCATAGTGTATaggttctagtgtgaaccttgatcttgatgaaatcgtgcttttcatcCTTCTGTATTGAGTATATTCGGCCCTTTTcagaaatttatgttgcagatgtcatgatTAAGGGAAAAGATGTATAGTAGAAGttttggaattgtatttccactcaaatagtagtataagttaaagtgtcagtgtcatgacctattggtagctAGTAATGTGTGTGGATTGTATGATAATCTGTGGgggaaatatttgactcaaatttttatctatacaaagtaagatgtgtattttcagattatggaatattgtgtgacaagtttctatctcttgaaaatattttatcattgtgttgatgaaactaaagagtctagtgaagctgtgtggggctctttcaattcattagcatagttgccttgtcattcatctcattttcttgttcaaaccacaaaaaaatcaaagtctagtaaagccgtgtgaggcctatttcgattcactagcaatttatcattcaacgtgttgttcttgtgttggttgaatatatgtatagctgaatctttttgcatgagatagaGTTGGTAATAAAGCAATTCGTCCTTGTAtgttagtttattagtagaagaTAGTGAAGGAGTTATTAGGCGAGGTGAATTGTGtccttgcttgaagtatgaaaatggccagattagccagtaggttataagtatagactcatggttgttgtggaCTTTGAAAGTAGTGTAAATGTACGCTTAGGTAAGTaattgtgatgtgagaaagcagtATAAGTAGATACGATTGTATGGcgttataatataaggataaggttgaccacgtctattatgaggctttaacccccttgaccctcttttcattggtagttgtaaactagtgctacttgtgagaaggtatgtagtagattttcgagatatttgggtagaatgtcccaatttgatggattagtatatttatattatgttgcatccttcattggtggtaaatgattgatactaaactataggcttgaattttaaatggtgtggtggtaaatagtggaaagagtttgatgatgcatgttttgtgggattaaattagtaggcttgatgtgcgAAATAGTACATgataatggattatgataaggaaaactgttagttcatgatcgattattgtggttatgtaGTTCTTGTGCACTagtgtttcgtgatgtttatttcatagtttccaagtgaaaattttgtgtaaggttgggttgtaaatcatgcatagcactagatattaagtttgaaccATTGATGTCCANNNNNNNNNNNNNNNNNNNNNNNNNNNNNNNNNNNNNNNNNNNNNNNNNNNNNNNNNNNNNNNNNNNNNNNNNNNNNNNNNNNNNNNNNNNNNNNNNNNNNNNNNNNNNNNNNNNNNNNNNNNNNNNNNNNNNNNNNNNNNNNNNNNNNNNNNNNNNNNNNNNNNNNNNNNNNNNNNNNNNNNNNNNNNNNNNNNNNNNNNNNNNNNNNNNNNNNNNNNNNNNNNNNNNNNNNNNNNNNNNNNNNNNNNNNNNNNNNNNNNNNNNNNNNNNNNNNNNNNNNNNNNNNNNNNNNNNNNNNNNNNNNNNNNNNNNNNNNNNNNNNNNNNNNNNNNNNNNNNNNNNNNNNNNNNNNNNNNNNNNNNNNNNNNNNNNNNNNNNNNNNNNNNNNNNNNNNNNNNNNNNNNNNNNNNNNNNNNNNNNNNNNNNNNNNNNNNNNNNNNNNNNNNNNNNNNNNNNNNNNNNNNNNNNNNNNNNNNNNNNNNNNNNNNNNNNNNNNNNNNNNNNNNNNNNNNNNNNNNNNNNNNNNNNNNNNNNNNNNNNNNNNNNNNNNNNNNNNNNNNNNNNNNNNNNNNNNNNNNNNNNNNNNNNNNNNNNNNNNNNNNNNNNNNNNNNNNNNNNNNNNNNNNNNNNNNNNNNNNNNNNNNNNNNNNNNNNNNNNNNNNNNNNNNNNNNNNNNNNNNNNNNNNNNNNNNNNNNNNNNNNNNNNNNNNNNNNNNNNNNNNNNNNNNNNNNNNNNNNNNNNNNNNNNNNNNNNNNNNNNNNNNNNNNNNNNNNNNNNNNNNNNNNNNNNNNNNNNNNNNNNNNNNNNNNNNNNNNNNNNNNNNNNNNNNNNNNNNNNNNNNNNNNNNNNNNNNNNNNNNNNNNNNNNNNNNNNNNNNNNNNNNNNNNNNNNNNNNNNNNNNNNNNNNNNNNNNNNNNNNNNNNNNNNNNNNNNNNNNNNNNNNNNNNNNNNNNNNNNNNNNNNNNNNNNNNNNNNNNNNNNNNNNNNNNNNNNNNNNNNNNNNNNNNNNNNNNNNNNNNNNNNNNNNNNNNNNNNNNNNNNNNNNNNNNNNNNNNNNNNNNNNNNNNNNNNNNNNNNNNNNNNNNNNNNNNNNNNNNNNNNNNNNNNNNNNNNNNNNNNNNNNNNNNNNNNNNNNNNNNNNNNNNNNNNNNNNNNNNNNNNNNNNNNNNNNNNNNNNNNNNNNNNNNNNNNNNNNNNNNNNNNNNNNNNNNNNNNNNNNNNNNNNNNNNNNNNNNNNNNNNNNNNNNNNNNNNNNNNNNNNNNNNNNNNNNNNNNNNNNNNNNNNNNNNNNNNNNNNNNNNNNNNNNNNNNNNNNNNNNNNNNNNNNNNNNNNNNNNNNNNNNNNNNNNNNNNNNNNNNNNNNNNNNNNNNNNNNNNNNNNNNNNNNNNNNNNNNNNNNNNNNNNNNNNNNNNNNNNNNNNNNNNNNNNNNNNNNNNNNNNNNNNNNNNNNNNNNNNNNNNNNNNNNNNNNNNNNNNNNNNNNNNNNNNNNNNNNNNNNNNNNNNNNNNNNNNNNNNNNNNNNNNNNNNNNNNNNNNNNNNNNNNNNNNNNNNNNNNNNNNNNNNNNNNNNNNNNNNNNNNNNNNNNNNNNNNNNNNNNNNNNNNNNNNNNNNNNNNNNNNNNNNNNNNNNNNNNNNNNNNNNNNNNNNNNNNNNNNNNNNNNNNNNNNNNNNNNNNNNNNNNNNNNNNNNNNNNNNNNNNNNNNNNNNNNNNNNNNNNNNNNNNNNNNNNNNNNNNNNNNNNNNNNNNNNNNNNNNNNNNNNNNNNNNNNNNNNNNNNNNNNNNNNNNNNNNNNNNNNNNNNNNNNNNNNNNNNNNNNNNNNNNNNNNNNNNNNNNNNNNNNNNNNNNNNNNNNNNNNNNNNNNNNNNNNNNNNNNNNNNNNNNNNNNNNNNNNNNNNNNNNNNNNNNNNNNNNNNNNNNNNNNNNNNNNNNNNNNNNNNNNNNNNNNNNNNNNNNNNNNNNNNNNNNNNNNNNNNNNNNNNNNNNNNNNNNNNNNNNNNNNNNNNNNNNNNNNNNNNNNNNNNNNNNNNNNNNNNNNNNNNNNNNNNNNNNNNNNNNNNNNNNNNNNNNNNNNNNNNNNNNNNNNNNNNNNNNNNNNNNNNNNNNNNNNNNNNNNNNNNNNNNNNNNNNNNNNNNNNNNNNNNNNNNNNNNNNNNNNNNNNNNNNNNNNNNNNNNNNNNNNNNNNNNNNNNNNNNNNNNNNNNNNNNNNNNNNNNNNNNNNNNNNNNNNNNNNNNNNNNNNNNNNNNNNNNNNNNNNNNNNNNNNNNNNNNNNNNNNNNNNNNNNNNNNNNNNNNNNNNNNNNNNNNNNNNNNNNNNNNNNNNNNNNNNNNNNNNNNNNNNNNNNNNNNNNNNNNNNNNNNNNNNNNNNNNNNNNNNNNNNNNNNNNNNNNNNNNNNNNNNNNNNNNNNNNNNNNNNNNNNNNNNNNNNNNNNNNNNNNNNNNNNNNNNNNNNNNNNNNNNNNNNNNNNNNNNNNNNNNNNNNNNNNNNNNNNNNNNNNNNNNNNNNNNNNNNNNNNNNNNNNNNNNNNNNNNNNNNNNNNNNNNNNNNNNNNNNNNNNNNNNNNNNNNNNNNNNNNNNNNNNNNNNNNNNNNNNNNNNNNNNNNNNNNNNNNNNNNNNNNNNNNNNNNNNNNNNNNNNNNNNNNNNNNNNNNNNNNNNNNNNNNNNNNNNNNNNNNNNNNNNNNNNNNNNNNNNNNNNNNNNNNNNNNNNNNNNNNNNNNNNNNNNNNNNNNNNNNNNNNNNNNNNNNNNNNNNNNNNNNNNNNNNNNNNNNNNNNNNNNNNNNNNNNNNNNNNNNNNNNNNNNNNNNNNNNNNNNNNNNNNNNNNNNNNNNNNNNNNNNNNNNNNNNNNNNNNNNNNNNNNNNNNNNNNNNNNNNNNNNNNNNNNNNNNNNNNNNNNNNNNNNNNNNNNNNNNNNNNNNNNNNNNNNNNNNNNNNNNNNNNNNNNNNNNNNNNNNNNNNNNNNNNNNNNNNNNNNNNNNNNNNNNNNNNNNNNNTTATGTTTCCTTTTCCTTTATATCGCATTGAAACTATCTTATTAAGAATAGTACTTGTTTCAACCTTTTCGTTAGTAGCGAATCGGTCTGCGATTTCGTTTAAGAAACCTTTGGCATCTGTGTTCTCTGTTATACCGCCTCTTAAGGATTCCGGAATCGAGTGTTGCATCATCATCAAGCTCATGCGATTTGATTGCTCCCACTTCTCGTATGCAGACTTTTGTTCATTCGAACTAGTTTCATTCAAGTCCGCAGGGTGATCAAATCTCAATGCATAATCAAGATCCATGCAACCAAGAACAATCATAATGTGTTCTTTCCATTTCTTGAAGTTTGTGCCGTTGAGCACAGCAATGTTATTCATATTTGTAGATATAGAAGATACtacaagataaataaataatgcTCACAATTAACCATCAAATAAATCATGTATATGTGaagataatcaaattaaaaaaaaattgaaagaaactaTAACAAATAAACTCAAAACTTCAcatttatcaaacaaatatacacAAAAGTGGCCCCATCTCAAGATACCTAACACAacattatcatttagtctttggACAGAAATAATAATTTGTAATTGATACTCTTATACACAGTTTATGAACATTGATTACTTAAACGGCCTAATAATATGCCTTTCTTTGGACCAACACATTATCAGCATGTGTTATAACTATATCACATGTTCATAACTATCCGTAATATGACCAAAATAATCTCCTTTGGGATACTTATTTCGCATAGATAAAACATACTTACATGTTCAATGTAAATAAATCTAAGCAATAGAAGTTATTTGGTAAGATATTGATTTAATTCATTCATTTTGTTCCAGAAGTACAAATGATAACAATTTAAAAATAAGCTATAACAGGAATGGACAAAAAattctccaaattaaaataaaagccAAAACACTTATACTATGTTTTTCCAGAAAGTTTCTGTGCCAAACACTttcaatatatttaaaaagaaaaaaagaaaaaaaaataactcttGCCAATCTTAGAATCGAAGAAACAATAAGATTCTGTCATAattatttcaaaagaaataaCAACACCGTAACATAACAAAACTGAAAATTAAGGATGTTGCTGTATCTCCTATATTATTCATTAAATAATTTTAGTCCATATGGCAATTTCTCAAGCGACATCACTTTCGTCTTGAAAATTTATGATAACAAAATTACGTTCCAAAATCTAGTTTCAACGGAATTGGAAAACAACGTAATACTTGCCTATTGATCGCCAAGAAATTATCCAAAAACTTGTTTACAAATAGACAAAAAACGAGTGTCATAtcacaacaaaattaaaatagacacTTTGAAGTTGTACAACCACTAAACCAAGAAGCTAAATTTGATTTCCGAAAAATTAAATATCACGTGTAATGATCTGACAAGACCTCGCTCCGATACCACTTGTTAGAAAACTTTAAAGAACTTCACCCAAGATCACATGTAAATCATTAGACAGAAATTCAAAACTAGAAGAACAATAAGAACACTAACCTTTTTCCATAGTAAATAACTTGATTTTGAATTCTTGTTTTATGTAAGTTGTATGATCTTCTAAGTTTTAATACGCTTTCTATATTCTTTTCTTAGATGgggtagagaaagagaaaagttAGTATAAATTTagggaatatgatatttatatctGACTCTTCCAAAAGGCACCTTTTAGTTATTCCTCTTTAGAAGAGGTACCTTTTCAATTAAGTTTCCATCACACTTATGAAAAGGTTCTTGAGGTTTaacttatcaaaataaatttatattaaatagatatttacattttaagCGCAAATAATTTAATACTATATTAGATCAAAATTTGGGTTTCTTTAAAGATAGCATATCTATGAATAACATATTAATATGTGAGTCCACAAAatagaaaattactaaaactacgAACTCCAAACCTACCATGTTGCTCATTGCGTCAGGTATAGATCCTTGCAACTTGTTGtgtcttagagaaatagcttAGTTTGTGTTGATGTCAACTGTTATGATCGGGTAGAATAAGCAATACCACAAAGcaaaagaaattaagaataagACACATAGATTTACATGGATGGAGAATATAATGAGGAAAATGTCATATTTAAAAACATCCAAAAACGACCCACTAAATCACACTTATAATATGTACGATACAAAATAAATCGTACGCccaatccctacgctaccaccacagaccccacaaaaaatcataaaaatgggTCGCACCGTGAACTTTTCAGGGCCGGATCAACGAAATAtaggtcacaaactctaacatcAACCATAATAATGGTAGCAAAAGAAATCCTCTACTCgtttttttaggataatttttttttttgttgacgAGAAGATAGAGAATGAAGCTCATTATACTTGAGTGTTGATGCAGTAGTACAAACAACATACAATGCATCATAATATTATTACTTAGGCACTGATGAAAAACATACTACGCATCATAACATTATACTTTAGTGTTGATGCACGAGTTGCATTGTTTCGAGGATTTTTATCTCCAGAATTAGTAGGTGATATTCCCATAAATGGGCAAAGGATGCTTTTTTAGACTCGAATCGCCTTTTCCTCGATCTGTAGcaatcttataattattattgtcCTGTAGATACTGATACTTATATAGTTATAGTATACGCTAAGCTCAATATGCTAAATTGTGCTAAAGTATTAATTTCTTGCTAATGGAGTTTGACGCTCTAAGAACAAAACGATGCAGTTGgaaaggagaaagaagaaaattCTTGATGATCAATTATGTATGAATCTTAAACTGaatttgaaaagttttttttttttttatggaactAAAATAATTTCGCGTGGACTCTTATTACTTATAATGTTCCTCCCAGCACTAGTGCTAAATGGTCCATCTTTCACAACataattggtatatttctcatcaCTATTGGGATTGCATGTA
Proteins encoded in this window:
- the LOC124897835 gene encoding uncharacterized protein LOC124897835, which encodes MNNIAVLNGTNFKKWKEHIMIVLGCMDLDYALRFDHPADLNETSSNEQKSAYEKWEQSNRMSLMMMQHSIPESLRGGITENTDAKGFLNEIADRFATNEKVETSENARKQRRDVRRKVFYFK